The proteins below come from a single Oncorhynchus tshawytscha isolate Ot180627B linkage group LG22, Otsh_v2.0, whole genome shotgun sequence genomic window:
- the LOC112221355 gene encoding myelin transcription factor 1 isoform X2: protein MPGQWSDLEVMVSAVTLQRDSAKVMEVCEFSEKENEFRGELLNQRWTRGERISRCQPAQKLQSGPIKMSVESDDTRSTRTRSKGIRVPIELVGQELSVLGCPLARKRRLADAEAEQDQPSSKRKSHPLKLVMDEGFSIDSDGSSEEAEEEAKEEEKEEDEKEEKTEELTQEQPQHEEETEEEQEERQEKKTEEGENTDQEEEENTDAADADEEECMIIEPVSSKTACKAEEGEWPKSEDYSSYHQILANSLLHLGGVPDTTETTSHEPVTMETEEDVTAVKHSVVVVEHSEAQEEEEEGQEEEEEEQQPAEKEEEEEEEEEEEEEEEDEEEDEEEDEEEEGSVKVSEEPSVVDRVEEEEEEEEEDEIEEAREAVTQRTFDHPYFTGDIHQQQDKAEEDEEEEEYEEERREAKHQPHEILEEEEEEEEEDEDDIEEVDVRVHPVFLPTTITAAAQGPATQREREEHRARTTEDYISHRTSHLENYNPHRTSPLENYNPHRVSPLQHYTSHKASAASDIIEVRSEDSGRDYDEEDGDEEEEDDSLSQRWTDESEMYDMTRGNLGLLEQAIALKAEQVKGPRDLLLLRHPVVTPEHHHRYFTMDDRPKHLDTMRKSYFSSKAVSTEGSRPEKREIKCPTPGCDGTGHVTGLYPHHRSLSGCPHKDRIPPEILAMHENVLKCPTPGCTGQGHVNSNRNTHRSLSGCPIAATEKLSKSHNLDKQHLSQPIREHLKESPNNNDRVLRPMCFVKQLEVPHYGQYRPNMVPATPRANLAKELEKYSKVSFDYASFDCQVFGKRMLAPKIPTSEASPKAFKSKLSSPKSSSPSLSLHGGYGKTASSAYDYSHEAQAAHMAATAILNLSTRCWERPENLSTKHQDLASKSMDIEVDENGTLDLSMKKPVKREGTSPGVCSPDPSSSSSSLHHGGSSGMTSPHTVHAYKQEHWEEPLDYTKPNRQREEDTEEMEHHTAQSFASSDPEDMDLMQDYPEERKYPGEVTTPNFKVQFQQPKDCKKDVLLCPTPGCDGSGHITGNYASHRSLSGCPLADKSLRSLMATHSAELKCPTPGCDGSGHNTGNYASHRSLSGCPRAKKGGLKTSPTKDDKEDSELLKCPVPGCDSLGHISGKYATHRSAYGCPLAARRQKEGMLNGNPFSWKAFKTEAPTCPTPDCDGSGHANGSFLTHRSLSGCPRASFAKKKAKFPGEEYLSTKFRASGVLDNDEDMKQLNKEINELNETNNEMETDMVNLQTQISSMEKNLKNIEDENKLIEEQNEALFVELSGLSHALIRSLANIRLPHMQEPITEQNFNSYLSTLTDMYTNKECFQNPENKALLESINKAVKSIKV, encoded by the exons TTCCTATAGAGCTTGTTGGACAAGAGCTGAG TGTGCTGGGCTGCCCCTTGGCCAGGAAGCGACGTCTGGCAGATGCTGAGGCAGAGCAGGACCAGCCGTCCTCTAAAAGGAAGTCCCACCCTCTAAAGCTGGTCATGGACGAGGGCTTCAGCATAGACAGTGATGGGAGCAgcgaagaggcagaggaggaggccaaagaggaggagaaagaggaggacgagaaggaggagaagacagaagaGCTGACCCAGGAACAGCCACAGCACGAAGAAGAAAccgaggaggagcaggaggaaaggcaggagaagaagacagaggagggggagaacacagatcaggaagaggaggagaacacaGATGCAGCTGATGCAGATGAAG AGGAATGTATGATCATTGAGCCGGTATCTAGTAAAACAGCTTGCAAAGCTGAAGAGGGGGAATGGCCTAAGAGCGAGGACTACTCTAGCTACCATCAGATCCTAGCCAACTCTCTACTCCACCTGGGCGGGGTCCCCGACACCACAGAGACCACCTCACACGAGCCCGTTACcatggagacagaggaagatgTCACAGCTGTGAAGCACTCCGTTGTGGTAGTGGAACACTCAGAGgcgcaggaggaagaggaggagggacaggaggaggaagaggaggagcagcaacctgcagagaaagaggaggaagaggaggaagaggaggaagaggaggaggaagaggaagatgaggaagaggatgaggaggaggatgaggaggaggagggaagtgtTAAAGTAAGTGAAGAACCTTCTGTTGTAGatagggtggaggaggaagaggaggaggaggaggaagatgagattGAGGAGGCTAGAGAGGCTGTGACACAGAGAACCTTTGACCACCCATACTTCACTGGAGACATCCACCAGCAGCAGGACAAGGctgaggaagatgaagaggaggaagagtatgaagaggagagaagggaagcaAAGCACCAGCCACATGAGAtactagaggaagaggaggaggaggaggaggaggatgaagatgacATTGAGGAGGTGGACGTGAGAGTGCACCCTGTCTTCCTGCCCACCACCATCACTGCAGCAGCTCAGGGACCAgccacacagagggagagagaagagcacAGGGCCAGGACTACAGAGGATTACATCTCCCACAGGACCAGCCACCTAGAGAACTACAACCCCCACAGGACCAGCCCACTGGAGAACTACAACCCCCACAGAGTCAGCCCCTTACAGCACTACACCTCCCATAAGGCTTCAGCAGCCTCTGACATCATCGAGGTGCGTTCAGAGGATTCGGGTAGGGACTACGATGAAGAAGATGGtgatgaggaggaagaagatGACAGTTTGTCTCAGAGGTGGACAGATGAGTCAGAGATGTATGATATGACCCGGGGCAACCTGGGGCTTCTGGAGCAGGCCATCGCCCTGAAGGCAGAACAGGTGAAGGGGCCTCgcgacctcctcctcctccgccaccCCGTCGTCACCCCGGAGCACCACCACCGCTACTTCACCATGGACGACCGGCCCAAACACCTAGACACCATGCGCAAGAGCTACTTCAGCAGTAAAG CTGTCTCTACAGAGGGCAGCAGGCCAGAGAAGAGGGAGATCAAATGCCCCACCCCTGGCTGTGACGGGACTGGTCATgttactggactctacccccaccaCCGCAGCCTGTCTGGTTGTCCTCACAAGGACAGGATCCCTCCTGAGA TCCTGGCCATGCATGAGAACGTGCTGAAGTGTCCGACCCCAGGCTGCACCGGACAGGGCCATGTCAACAGCAACCGCAACACCCACCGCAG TTTGTCAGGATGCCCCATCGCAGCCACAGAGAAGCTGTCCAAGAGCCACAACCTTGACAAGCAGCATCTCtcccagccaatcagagagcaccTCAAAGAAAGTCCCAACAACAATGACAGAGTTTTAAG gcCCATGTGTTTTGTGAAGCAGCTGGAAGTACCTCACTATGGGCAGTACAGGCCCAATATGGTGCCTGCCACACCTCGTGCCAACCTGGCCAAGGAGCTGGAGAAGTACTCCAAGGTCTCCTTTGATTATGCAAGCTTCGACTGTCAGGTGTTTGGGAAACGCATGCTTGCTCCAAAGATACCGACCAGCGAAGCCTCACCCAAAGCCTTTAAAT CTAAACTCTCGTCCCCCAAGTCTTCTTCTCCCAGCCTCAGCCTGCATGGAGGTTATGGAAAGACTGCCTCTTCTGCCTACGACTACTCCCATGAAGCCCAGGCAGCCCACATGGCTGCCACCGCTATCCTGAACCTGTCCACACGCTGCTGGGAGAGGCCTGAGAACCTGAGCACCAAGCACCAGGACCTGGCTAGCAAG AGCATGGACATCGAGGTGGACGAGAATGGGACTCTTGACCTGAGCATGAAGAAGCCCGTCAAACGAGAGGGCACCAGCCCTGGGGTATGTTCCCcggacccctcctcctcctcttcctccctgcacCACGGAGGCAGCAGTGGCATGACCTCGCCCCACACAGTCCACGCCTACAAACAGGAACACTGGGAGGAGCCTCTGGACTACACCAAACCTAACCGCCAGCGGGAGGAGGACACAGAGGAG ATGGAGCACCACACAGCGCAGTCGTTTGCCTCGTCCGACCCTGAGGACATGGACCTGATGCAGGACTACCCCGAGGAGAGGAAGTACCCTGGAGAGGTCACCACCCCAAACTTCAAGGTCCAGTTCCAACAGCCAAAGGATTGCAAGAAAGATGTGCTCCT GTGCCCCACTCCTGGCTGTGACGGCAGTGGCCACATCACCGGAAACTATGCATCCCATCGAAG tctGTCTGGGTGTCCTCTTGCTGATAAGAGTCTTCGGTCCCTCATGGCGACCCACTCTGCTGAACTCAA GTGCCCCACTCCAGGATGTGATGGTTCAGGACATAACACTGGAAACTACGCCTCCCACAGAAG TTTGTCTGGGTGTCCCCGTGCCAAGAAAGGTGGATTAAAAACATCTCCCACCAAGGACGACAAGGAGGACTCCGAGCTCTTAAA ATGCCCTGTGCCTGGCTGTGACAGCCTAGGTCACATCAGTGGGAAGTACGCCACGCATCGCAGTGCCTATGGGTGCCCGCTGGCTGCCCGCAGGCAGAAGGAAGGGATGCTCAACGGTAACCCCTTTTCCTGGAAGGCCTTTAAGACGGAGGCCCCCACCTGCCCCACCCCCGACTGCGATGGATCAGGACACGCCAACGGCAGCTTTCTCACACACCGCAG TCTCTCTGGCTGTCCCAGAGCCTCCTTTGCCAAGAAGAAAGCCAAGTTCCCTGGAGAGGAGTACCTGAGCACCAAGTTCAGGGCCAGTGGCG TTCTGGATAATGACGAGGACATGAAGCAACTCAACAAGGAGATCAATGAGCTCAACGAGACCAACAACGAGATGGAGACAGACATGGTGAACCTGcagacacag ATCTCATCCATGGAGAAGAACCTGAAGAACATTGAGGATGAGAACAAGCTGATTGAGGAGCAGAATGAGGCTCTCTTCGTGGAGCTATCTGGCCTCAGCCACGCCCTGATCCGCAGCCTGGCCAACATACGTCTCCCACACATG CAGGAGCCAATCACTGAGCAGAATTTCAACAGCTACTTGAGCACCCTGACTGACATGTACACCAACAAGGAGTGCTTCCAGAACCCGGAGAACAAGGCTCTGCTGGAGAGCATCAACAAGGCTGTGAAGAGCATCAAGGTGTGA
- the LOC112221355 gene encoding myelin transcription factor 1 isoform X5 translates to MPGQWSDLEVMVSAVTLQRDSAKVMEVCEFSEKENEFRGELLNQRWTRGERISRCQPAQKLQSGPIKMSVESDDTRSTRTRSKGIRVPIELVGQELSCPTPGCNGSGHISGRYSRHRSVLGCPLARKRRLADAEAEQDQPSSKRKSHPLKLVMDEGFSIDSDGSSEEAEEEAKEEEKEEDEKEEKTEELTQEQPQHEEETEEEQEERQEKKTEEGENTDQEEEENTDAADADEEECMIIEPVSSKTACKAEEGEWPKSEDYSSYHQILANSLLHLGGVPDTTETTSHEPVTMETEEDVTAVKHSVVVVEHSEAQEEEEEGQEEEEEEQQPAEKEEEEEEEEEEEEEEEDEEEDEEEDEEEEGSVKVSEEPSVVDRVEEEEEEEEEDEIEEAREAVTQRTFDHPYFTGDIHQQQDKAEEDEEEEEYEEERREAKHQPHEILEEEEEEEEEDEDDIEEVDVRVHPVFLPTTITAAAQGPATQREREEHRARTTEDYISHRTSHLENYNPHRTSPLENYNPHRVSPLQHYTSHKASAASDIIEVRSEDSGRDYDEEDGDEEEEDDSLSQRWTDESEMYDMTRGNLGLLEQAIALKAEQVKGPRDLLLLRHPVVTPEHHHRYFTMDDRPKHLDTMRKSYFSSKAVSTEGSRPEKREIKCPTPGCDGTGHVTGLYPHHRSLSGCPHKDRIPPEILAMHENVLKCPTPGCTGQGHVNSNRNTHRSLSGCPIAATEKLSKSHNLDKQHLSQPIREHLKESPNNNDRVLRPMCFVKQLEVPHYGQYRPNMVPATPRANLAKELEKYSKVSFDYASFDCQVFGKRMLAPKIPTSEASPKAFKSKLSSPKSSSPSLSLHGGYGKTASSAYDYSHEAQAAHMAATAILNLSTRCWERPENLSTKHQDLASKSMDIEVDENGTLDLSMKKPVKREGTSPGVCSPDPSSSSSSLHHGGSSGMTSPHTVHAYKQEHWEEPLDYTKPNRQREEDTEEMEHHTAQSFASSDPEDMDLMQDYPEERKYPGEVTTPNFKVQFQQPKDCKKDVLLCPTPGCDGSGHITGNYASHRRCPTPGCDGSGHNTGNYASHRRCPVPGCDSLGHISGKYATHRSAYGCPLAARRQKEGMLNGNPFSWKAFKTEAPTCPTPDCDGSGHANGSFLTHRSLSGCPRASFAKKKAKFPGEEYLSTKFRASGVLDNDEDMKQLNKEINELNETNNEMETDMVNLQTQISSMEKNLKNIEDENKLIEEQNEALFVELSGLSHALIRSLANIRLPHMQEPITEQNFNSYLSTLTDMYTNKECFQNPENKALLESINKAVKSIKV, encoded by the exons TTCCTATAGAGCTTGTTGGACAAGAGCTGAG CTGCCCCACCCCTGGATGCAATGGCTCTGGCCACATCAGTGGGAGATATTCACGACACAGAAG TGTGCTGGGCTGCCCCTTGGCCAGGAAGCGACGTCTGGCAGATGCTGAGGCAGAGCAGGACCAGCCGTCCTCTAAAAGGAAGTCCCACCCTCTAAAGCTGGTCATGGACGAGGGCTTCAGCATAGACAGTGATGGGAGCAgcgaagaggcagaggaggaggccaaagaggaggagaaagaggaggacgagaaggaggagaagacagaagaGCTGACCCAGGAACAGCCACAGCACGAAGAAGAAAccgaggaggagcaggaggaaaggcaggagaagaagacagaggagggggagaacacagatcaggaagaggaggagaacacaGATGCAGCTGATGCAGATGAAG AGGAATGTATGATCATTGAGCCGGTATCTAGTAAAACAGCTTGCAAAGCTGAAGAGGGGGAATGGCCTAAGAGCGAGGACTACTCTAGCTACCATCAGATCCTAGCCAACTCTCTACTCCACCTGGGCGGGGTCCCCGACACCACAGAGACCACCTCACACGAGCCCGTTACcatggagacagaggaagatgTCACAGCTGTGAAGCACTCCGTTGTGGTAGTGGAACACTCAGAGgcgcaggaggaagaggaggagggacaggaggaggaagaggaggagcagcaacctgcagagaaagaggaggaagaggaggaagaggaggaagaggaggaggaagaggaagatgaggaagaggatgaggaggaggatgaggaggaggagggaagtgtTAAAGTAAGTGAAGAACCTTCTGTTGTAGatagggtggaggaggaagaggaggaggaggaggaagatgagattGAGGAGGCTAGAGAGGCTGTGACACAGAGAACCTTTGACCACCCATACTTCACTGGAGACATCCACCAGCAGCAGGACAAGGctgaggaagatgaagaggaggaagagtatgaagaggagagaagggaagcaAAGCACCAGCCACATGAGAtactagaggaagaggaggaggaggaggaggaggatgaagatgacATTGAGGAGGTGGACGTGAGAGTGCACCCTGTCTTCCTGCCCACCACCATCACTGCAGCAGCTCAGGGACCAgccacacagagggagagagaagagcacAGGGCCAGGACTACAGAGGATTACATCTCCCACAGGACCAGCCACCTAGAGAACTACAACCCCCACAGGACCAGCCCACTGGAGAACTACAACCCCCACAGAGTCAGCCCCTTACAGCACTACACCTCCCATAAGGCTTCAGCAGCCTCTGACATCATCGAGGTGCGTTCAGAGGATTCGGGTAGGGACTACGATGAAGAAGATGGtgatgaggaggaagaagatGACAGTTTGTCTCAGAGGTGGACAGATGAGTCAGAGATGTATGATATGACCCGGGGCAACCTGGGGCTTCTGGAGCAGGCCATCGCCCTGAAGGCAGAACAGGTGAAGGGGCCTCgcgacctcctcctcctccgccaccCCGTCGTCACCCCGGAGCACCACCACCGCTACTTCACCATGGACGACCGGCCCAAACACCTAGACACCATGCGCAAGAGCTACTTCAGCAGTAAAG CTGTCTCTACAGAGGGCAGCAGGCCAGAGAAGAGGGAGATCAAATGCCCCACCCCTGGCTGTGACGGGACTGGTCATgttactggactctacccccaccaCCGCAGCCTGTCTGGTTGTCCTCACAAGGACAGGATCCCTCCTGAGA TCCTGGCCATGCATGAGAACGTGCTGAAGTGTCCGACCCCAGGCTGCACCGGACAGGGCCATGTCAACAGCAACCGCAACACCCACCGCAG TTTGTCAGGATGCCCCATCGCAGCCACAGAGAAGCTGTCCAAGAGCCACAACCTTGACAAGCAGCATCTCtcccagccaatcagagagcaccTCAAAGAAAGTCCCAACAACAATGACAGAGTTTTAAG gcCCATGTGTTTTGTGAAGCAGCTGGAAGTACCTCACTATGGGCAGTACAGGCCCAATATGGTGCCTGCCACACCTCGTGCCAACCTGGCCAAGGAGCTGGAGAAGTACTCCAAGGTCTCCTTTGATTATGCAAGCTTCGACTGTCAGGTGTTTGGGAAACGCATGCTTGCTCCAAAGATACCGACCAGCGAAGCCTCACCCAAAGCCTTTAAAT CTAAACTCTCGTCCCCCAAGTCTTCTTCTCCCAGCCTCAGCCTGCATGGAGGTTATGGAAAGACTGCCTCTTCTGCCTACGACTACTCCCATGAAGCCCAGGCAGCCCACATGGCTGCCACCGCTATCCTGAACCTGTCCACACGCTGCTGGGAGAGGCCTGAGAACCTGAGCACCAAGCACCAGGACCTGGCTAGCAAG AGCATGGACATCGAGGTGGACGAGAATGGGACTCTTGACCTGAGCATGAAGAAGCCCGTCAAACGAGAGGGCACCAGCCCTGGGGTATGTTCCCcggacccctcctcctcctcttcctccctgcacCACGGAGGCAGCAGTGGCATGACCTCGCCCCACACAGTCCACGCCTACAAACAGGAACACTGGGAGGAGCCTCTGGACTACACCAAACCTAACCGCCAGCGGGAGGAGGACACAGAGGAG ATGGAGCACCACACAGCGCAGTCGTTTGCCTCGTCCGACCCTGAGGACATGGACCTGATGCAGGACTACCCCGAGGAGAGGAAGTACCCTGGAGAGGTCACCACCCCAAACTTCAAGGTCCAGTTCCAACAGCCAAAGGATTGCAAGAAAGATGTGCTCCT GTGCCCCACTCCTGGCTGTGACGGCAGTGGCCACATCACCGGAAACTATGCATCCCATCGAAG GTGCCCCACTCCAGGATGTGATGGTTCAGGACATAACACTGGAAACTACGCCTCCCACAGAAG ATGCCCTGTGCCTGGCTGTGACAGCCTAGGTCACATCAGTGGGAAGTACGCCACGCATCGCAGTGCCTATGGGTGCCCGCTGGCTGCCCGCAGGCAGAAGGAAGGGATGCTCAACGGTAACCCCTTTTCCTGGAAGGCCTTTAAGACGGAGGCCCCCACCTGCCCCACCCCCGACTGCGATGGATCAGGACACGCCAACGGCAGCTTTCTCACACACCGCAG TCTCTCTGGCTGTCCCAGAGCCTCCTTTGCCAAGAAGAAAGCCAAGTTCCCTGGAGAGGAGTACCTGAGCACCAAGTTCAGGGCCAGTGGCG TTCTGGATAATGACGAGGACATGAAGCAACTCAACAAGGAGATCAATGAGCTCAACGAGACCAACAACGAGATGGAGACAGACATGGTGAACCTGcagacacag ATCTCATCCATGGAGAAGAACCTGAAGAACATTGAGGATGAGAACAAGCTGATTGAGGAGCAGAATGAGGCTCTCTTCGTGGAGCTATCTGGCCTCAGCCACGCCCTGATCCGCAGCCTGGCCAACATACGTCTCCCACACATG CAGGAGCCAATCACTGAGCAGAATTTCAACAGCTACTTGAGCACCCTGACTGACATGTACACCAACAAGGAGTGCTTCCAGAACCCGGAGAACAAGGCTCTGCTGGAGAGCATCAACAAGGCTGTGAAGAGCATCAAGGTGTGA